AAATTTCATCAGCTTAAAAACCATGTGAAAAAATCGGTATAAGCTGTTTCGAGATTTTCATTAATTTGAGGGAGGGGTTTACATGAAAAAGAAGATCACATCGATCTTGTTAGCAGCAGCTATGGTATCGACTATGTTTTTATCAGCGTGTGGCGGCAGCACACCAACAGAGCCAACTAATAGCGATGCAGAAAAAACAGAAGTAACAGCGGAGGTTCCAAATAGTGATGAGGGTGGAAATAAACTTGCTGCAGAGCAGCTTTTAAGAATCAATTTAAGTTCTGAGCCACCAAGTTTAGATCCAGGAACATCTACAGATACAGTATCAACAAAGGTACTTAATTCATGCTACGATGGTTTAGTTAGAATTAACAAAGACGGAGAAGCTAACCCAGGTTCAGGAATCGCAGAGAGCTGGGAGCTATCAGAAGACTTATTAACATACACATTTAAATTGAGAGATGCAAAATGGAGCGATGGTTCAGCAGTAACAGCTGAAGATTTCGAGTATTCTTGGAAGAGAGTATTAGATCCAAACACAGCTTCACAATATGCATTCTTCTTATACTATATTGAAGGCGCAGAAGCTTACAACAAAGGCGAAGGTTCAGCTGATGATGTAGCAATTAAAGCTATCGATGAAAAGACATTAGAAGTTAAGCTTGCAAGACCAACTGCATATTTCCCAAGTTTAACAGCAAGACCAACTTATTTCCCACTTAAAAAAGAAGCTATCGAGAAATCGGGAGATGCTTATGGTGCAAGCATTGACAACATGGTATTCAATGGACCATTTAAGTTAGTAGAGTGGAATCACGAGCAAAACTTAGCTCTTGAGAAAAATGAAAACTACTGGGATGCTGAAACAGTTAAGCTTGCTAGAATTGAAGCTGACATGATCGGTGACAAAAATACACCAGTAAACTTATTTGAAACTAATGAATTAGATGCTATGTTGGTTTCTTCAGAATTCTTACCTAAGTACAGAGATGCTGAAGGATTCAAATCATTTACATTAGCAGGAAACTGGTATTT
The sequence above is a segment of the Tissierellales bacterium genome. Coding sequences within it:
- a CDS encoding peptide ABC transporter substrate-binding protein — protein: MKKKITSILLAAAMVSTMFLSACGGSTPTEPTNSDAEKTEVTAEVPNSDEGGNKLAAEQLLRINLSSEPPSLDPGTSTDTVSTKVLNSCYDGLVRINKDGEANPGSGIAESWELSEDLLTYTFKLRDAKWSDGSAVTAEDFEYSWKRVLDPNTASQYAFFLYYIEGAEAYNKGEGSADDVAIKAIDEKTLEVKLARPTAYFPSLTARPTYFPLKKEAIEKSGDAYGASIDNMVFNGPFKLVEWNHEQNLALEKNENYWDAETVKLARIEADMIGDKNTPVNLFETNELDAMLVSSEFLPKYRDAEGFKSFTLAGNWYLQCNMQNEFMANKNIRKALSMALNRKGFVEGILHNNGARIAPGLVPYGMPGKKSEGGDFRSQSPLKDPVDAGTGQEAIAKAAELFEAGLAELGKTKEDFEANVNYLTGDSDAAKKIAQAIQQMWKQALGVEISIESTTFKVRLDKERKGDYAISFSGWSGDYNDAMTFAEMWVTDGPYNRVYWSNAEYDALIDKAQTTVGDERIQAMLDAELLLAEDEPIIMIYYPARNVIDKPYVHDIYRFPVALEEEYKWAYISEH